One window of Rasiella rasia genomic DNA carries:
- a CDS encoding LysE family transporter, whose amino-acid sequence MSVLLNFVIGFFAALIGVIPPGLLNLYAAKISMKEGRKRGLMFSLGVCITVMLQTYIALVFARILDMHPEYVTILQQVGLGIFICLTVYFFFIAKDTRRQIPEGIERSKTNRFFSGMLLALLNLLPLPYWLYVSITFAGFGWFSFNQLELLATVLASGIGTFAMLAIYVWFFRKKEQPKKKGINMNYIIGGITAIISVITFFKIFNSF is encoded by the coding sequence ATGTCTGTATTGCTAAATTTTGTAATTGGCTTTTTTGCTGCTCTTATTGGTGTAATTCCGCCAGGGTTACTCAATTTATATGCTGCTAAAATTAGCATGAAAGAAGGCAGAAAACGCGGACTGATGTTTTCATTGGGTGTCTGTATCACCGTAATGTTACAGACCTATATCGCCCTTGTGTTTGCACGTATTTTAGATATGCATCCAGAATATGTAACTATCCTTCAGCAGGTGGGTCTTGGAATCTTTATTTGTCTCACTGTATATTTTTTCTTTATAGCTAAAGACACAAGACGTCAAATACCTGAGGGGATAGAACGGTCTAAAACAAATCGCTTTTTTTCAGGAATGTTGTTGGCGTTGTTAAACTTACTCCCGTTGCCGTATTGGCTGTACGTTAGCATTACGTTTGCTGGTTTTGGCTGGTTTAGTTTTAATCAGCTAGAGTTGCTGGCTACAGTGTTAGCTTCAGGAATAGGAACTTTTGCCATGTTGGCCATTTATGTATGGTTTTTTCGGAAAAAGGAGCAGCCTAAGAAAAAAGGAATTAATATGAATTATATCATTGGCGGTATAACGGCTATTATTTCTGTAATCACATTTTTTAAAATCTTCAATAGCTTTTAG
- a CDS encoding Mrp/NBP35 family ATP-binding protein — MKFNKQDILKALETISLAGEGANMVESGAVLNVITFADEVIVDIKMTTPAMHIKKRAEKDIIKTIQERVSKDAQVKVNIKVEAPTKENANLIKGKAIPGIKNIVAVASGKGGVGKSTVTANLAVTLAKMGFKVGVLDADIYGPSIPLMFDVFNERPLSVNVDGKSKMKPVESHGVKVLSIGFFTKPNQAVIWRGPMAAKALNQLIFDAAWGELDFMLLDLPPGTGDIHLSIMQSLPITGAVVVSTPQTVALADARKGVAMFQQENIQVPVLGVIENMSYFTPAELPDNKYYIFGNGGAKNLAEDLEIPFLGEVPLVQSIREAGDIGRPAALQTATPIEAAFEEITKNVVSETVKRNDSLPPTEAIKITTMAGCSAVKK; from the coding sequence ATGAAGTTCAATAAACAAGATATTTTAAAGGCACTTGAAACTATTTCGCTGGCAGGTGAGGGAGCAAATATGGTAGAGAGTGGAGCTGTGCTTAATGTAATTACATTTGCAGATGAGGTAATCGTTGATATTAAAATGACGACCCCTGCTATGCATATCAAAAAGCGAGCAGAGAAAGATATAATTAAGACCATACAGGAGCGGGTTTCTAAAGATGCCCAAGTGAAAGTGAATATTAAAGTAGAGGCTCCTACAAAAGAAAATGCTAACCTTATTAAGGGAAAAGCAATTCCGGGGATAAAAAATATTGTTGCAGTGGCATCTGGTAAAGGTGGCGTTGGAAAGTCTACCGTAACTGCAAATTTAGCCGTAACGTTGGCCAAAATGGGATTTAAAGTTGGTGTTTTAGATGCAGATATCTACGGACCTTCAATTCCGTTGATGTTTGATGTTTTTAATGAACGCCCACTTTCTGTAAATGTAGACGGTAAAAGCAAAATGAAACCTGTAGAGAGCCATGGAGTAAAAGTGCTTTCTATTGGCTTCTTTACCAAGCCTAATCAGGCAGTAATCTGGCGAGGTCCTATGGCTGCCAAGGCATTAAATCAGCTTATTTTTGATGCGGCGTGGGGTGAATTAGATTTTATGTTATTAGACTTACCTCCGGGAACAGGAGATATTCATTTAAGCATCATGCAGTCGTTGCCTATTACTGGTGCAGTTGTGGTTAGTACACCGCAGACAGTTGCTTTGGCCGATGCCAGAAAAGGTGTAGCCATGTTTCAACAAGAGAATATTCAGGTGCCTGTGCTAGGAGTTATTGAAAACATGTCTTATTTCACGCCAGCCGAGTTACCCGATAATAAATATTATATCTTCGGAAATGGTGGCGCTAAAAATCTTGCGGAAGATTTAGAAATTCCGTTTTTAGGAGAAGTGCCATTGGTACAAAGTATTCGTGAAGCTGGAGATATTGGAAGACCAGCGGCTCTTCAAACTGCAACACCTATTGAAGCTGCATTTGAAGAAATCACCAAAAATGTTGTTTCAGAAACGGTAAAAAGAAACGATTCATTACCGCCTACAGAGGCAATAAAAATAACTACAATGGCCGGATGTAGTGCAGTAAAAAAATAA
- a CDS encoding sensor histidine kinase, translating into MGVFFYLEGILNFWHLFLFAAICYVLSFFIIQYRVQKFIYKRVVKIYEDVQLLDAATFSPKRVTTDMETLRKEVERFAEDKKLEIESLKIRENYRREFLGNISHELKTPLFMVQGYILTLIDGAMKDKSVRKKYLQRANKGVERLIYIIKDLDMITKLEVGDLNLQKEAFDIIELIQNVFDLLEMKAAKRNIALTFDMTYNNDIMVLGDRERLQQVLSNLLVNSIKYGVEGGTTEVSIEEFIHNKVIIRITDNGEGVSNDHLPRLFERFFRVDKSGNRKEGGSGLGLSIVKHIVEAHNEKIYVESQLGIGSEFSFTLEKAK; encoded by the coding sequence ATGGGTGTTTTTTTTTATCTAGAAGGAATACTTAACTTTTGGCATCTATTTTTGTTTGCTGCAATCTGCTACGTACTTTCATTCTTTATCATACAATATCGGGTTCAAAAATTTATCTACAAACGAGTTGTAAAAATATACGAAGACGTACAGTTACTAGATGCTGCTACCTTTTCTCCAAAGCGTGTTACCACAGATATGGAGACGCTACGTAAAGAAGTAGAACGTTTCGCTGAAGACAAAAAACTTGAAATAGAATCACTTAAAATTCGAGAAAACTACCGAAGAGAATTTCTGGGAAATATTTCGCACGAGTTAAAAACACCATTGTTTATGGTGCAAGGCTATATTTTAACCCTTATAGATGGGGCTATGAAAGATAAGTCGGTTCGTAAAAAATATTTGCAACGAGCAAATAAGGGTGTAGAACGTCTTATTTATATTATTAAAGATTTAGACATGATTACCAAACTTGAGGTAGGCGATTTAAATCTTCAGAAAGAAGCTTTTGATATTATTGAACTTATTCAAAATGTTTTCGATTTGCTTGAAATGAAAGCTGCAAAGAGAAATATTGCACTTACATTCGATATGACTTACAATAATGATATCATGGTTTTGGGTGATAGAGAACGCTTGCAGCAAGTGTTAAGCAACCTATTGGTTAACTCTATAAAATACGGTGTTGAAGGTGGCACTACAGAAGTAAGTATTGAAGAATTTATCCATAATAAAGTGATTATTCGTATTACAGATAATGGCGAAGGTGTTTCAAATGATCATCTACCTAGGTTGTTTGAACGATTCTTTAGAGTAGATAAAAGTGGAAATAGAAAAGAAGGTGGTAGCGGGTTAGGGCTTTCAATAGTTAAACACATAGTAGAAGCGCACAACGAAAAAATTTATGTGGAAAGTCAATTAGGAATTGGTTCAGAATTCTCATTCACGCTCGAAAAGGCCAAATAA
- a CDS encoding NifU family protein: MEGSLKHKVETALEEIRPFLQSDGGDISLISIEDNTIVHVQLQGACVGCSVNQMTLKSGVEMTIKKHAPEIQQVINVVA, encoded by the coding sequence ATGGAAGGTAGTCTAAAACATAAAGTTGAAACAGCCCTAGAAGAAATTCGCCCTTTTCTACAAAGTGATGGGGGGGATATTTCCCTTATTTCAATAGAAGATAACACAATTGTTCATGTGCAATTGCAAGGGGCTTGTGTTGGGTGTTCTGTGAATCAGATGACGCTAAAGAGCGGTGTAGAAATGACCATCAAAAAGCATGCACCCGAAATTCAACAAGTGATTAATGTAGTAGCTTAA
- a CDS encoding glycosyltransferase, which translates to MLKNNYHVLLASDGAALLFLQKEFPNLESITLPGYNITYTKKGKWLKWKLLRKLPHIKKTLQAEKKLIEKLVNEHRIDGIISDNRLGVYSNKIPSVFITHQLNVLSGSTSMVSSKMHQNIIANYQECWVPDVAGPMNLSGKLGHLPHTTLPIKYIGPLSRMKPQTLPIMYDVLCLISGPEPQRSILEEKLINVFTNSKKKVALVQGVIEDQPSKRTHQNITIFNYLETQGLEKLINQSQLVVSRSGYTTLMDLAVLQKPAFFIPTPGQYEQEYLAKRLKEQGSVPSCKQEKFTELKLQKVGVYTGLKKFVSQEEYGHLFGLFERE; encoded by the coding sequence TTGCTAAAAAACAACTACCATGTACTATTGGCTAGTGATGGTGCGGCACTGCTATTTTTACAGAAGGAGTTTCCTAATTTAGAGAGTATTACCCTTCCTGGATACAATATTACCTACACTAAAAAGGGGAAATGGTTGAAGTGGAAATTACTTCGGAAACTTCCTCACATTAAAAAAACGTTGCAGGCAGAAAAAAAACTGATTGAAAAACTAGTTAACGAGCATCGTATTGATGGTATTATTAGTGACAATCGACTAGGAGTGTACAGTAATAAAATTCCTTCTGTTTTTATAACGCATCAACTTAATGTATTGTCCGGAAGCACATCTATGGTAAGCAGTAAAATGCATCAAAATATTATTGCCAACTACCAAGAGTGTTGGGTGCCCGATGTTGCTGGCCCTATGAATTTAAGTGGTAAGTTAGGTCATTTGCCACATACTACATTACCAATAAAATATATTGGCCCCCTTAGCAGAATGAAACCCCAAACCTTACCAATAATGTACGATGTACTTTGTTTAATTTCTGGCCCCGAACCACAGCGCAGCATACTGGAAGAGAAATTAATAAATGTATTTACGAACTCTAAAAAGAAGGTAGCATTGGTACAAGGTGTCATAGAAGATCAGCCAAGCAAACGAACACACCAAAATATCACGATATTTAACTACCTCGAAACCCAAGGACTCGAAAAATTAATTAATCAGAGTCAACTTGTTGTTTCACGTTCTGGCTATACCACACTAATGGATTTGGCAGTGTTGCAAAAACCTGCCTTCTTTATCCCAACCCCAGGGCAATATGAGCAAGAATATTTAGCTAAAAGATTAAAGGAACAAGGTTCGGTGCCGAGCTGTAAACAAGAAAAATTTACAGAACTAAAGCTTCAGAAGGTGGGAGTATATACTGGGTTGAAAAAATTCGTTTCGCAAGAAGAGTATGGACATTTATTTGGCCTTTTCGAGCGTGAATGA
- a CDS encoding MGMT family protein, with product MAESGFFDKVYQVASLIPYGRVTSYGAIAKYLGAAGSARMVGWAMNASGKHPDVPAHRVVNRKGLLTGKHHFSGTNLMQQLLENEGIEVIENQIQNFDSLFWDPMKELSE from the coding sequence ATGGCAGAAAGCGGTTTTTTTGATAAGGTTTATCAGGTTGCATCATTAATTCCTTATGGAAGAGTGACGAGTTATGGCGCCATTGCAAAGTATTTAGGCGCAGCTGGAAGTGCGCGTATGGTAGGTTGGGCGATGAACGCCTCAGGAAAGCACCCAGACGTGCCCGCACACCGTGTTGTAAATAGAAAAGGATTACTCACTGGGAAACATCACTTTAGCGGTACCAACCTAATGCAGCAACTGCTAGAAAATGAAGGTATAGAAGTCATTGAAAACCAAATCCAAAACTTCGATTCGCTCTTCTGGGATCCTATGAAAGAACTGTCTGAATAA
- the trmB gene encoding tRNA (guanosine(46)-N7)-methyltransferase TrmB, producing MGSKNKLKRFRENETFANVVQPTREEVTEAAFALKGNWKRDFFRNEQPLVLELGCGKGEYSVNLARKYPDKNFLGIDIKGARFWRGAKTALEEKLDNVGFLRTQIELVDYLFAENEVDEIWITFPDPQIKYKRTKHRLTNQEFLEKYKQILRPSGLVHLKTDSEFMHGYTLGLLHGLDETIEYAHHDVYGNPHAPEEVTSIQTFYENQYLEVDKKITYIRFTFRTE from the coding sequence GTGGGAAGCAAAAATAAACTGAAACGCTTTAGAGAAAACGAAACATTTGCCAATGTGGTGCAGCCCACACGTGAAGAAGTAACAGAAGCTGCCTTTGCACTAAAAGGAAATTGGAAGAGAGATTTCTTTAGAAATGAACAACCGCTTGTGTTAGAGCTAGGGTGTGGCAAGGGAGAATATTCTGTGAACTTGGCTCGCAAATATCCAGACAAAAATTTTTTAGGAATTGATATTAAAGGAGCTCGTTTTTGGAGAGGAGCCAAAACAGCGTTAGAAGAAAAATTAGACAACGTAGGGTTCTTGCGTACGCAAATAGAATTGGTAGATTATTTGTTTGCTGAAAATGAAGTGGATGAAATTTGGATAACATTTCCTGATCCGCAGATTAAATACAAGCGTACCAAACATCGCTTAACCAACCAAGAATTTCTTGAAAAATACAAACAGATTCTGCGTCCGAGTGGTTTAGTTCACTTAAAAACCGATAGCGAATTTATGCATGGGTATACGCTAGGACTTCTACACGGCTTAGACGAAACCATAGAATATGCGCATCACGACGTATATGGGAATCCGCATGCGCCCGAGGAAGTAACGTCTATTCAGACATTTTATGAAAATCAGTATCTGGAGGTCGATAAGAAGATTACCTATATTCGGTTTACATTTCGAACTGAATAA